The stretch of DNA GTGAACAACAACATCCAGACCTTGTTAGTCAGTCTCGCGCTTGAAATTGATTACGATCTGCTCCGGTTCACGCTGAACGTAGTTGATGGAAACGGCGGAGCCATAGCGTTGCTGCAATTGCTCAAGTAGTGGCAGTGGATCATGGTCGTTGAAAAATTGCATGGTTTCCCCTGGAACCAGGGCATCCAGTGCACCGAAAATGGCTGCATGACGAAATCGTTTGGCAATTCCGCGTGCATCAAACACGTAGA from Chromatiales bacterium encodes:
- a CDS encoding DUF2249 domain-containing protein, which encodes YVFDARGIAKRFRHAAIFGALDALVPGETMQFFNDHDPLPLLEQLQQRYGSAVSINYVQREPEQIVINFKRETD